A segment of the Candidatus Andeanibacterium colombiense genome:
GGTGCCGCTCGGCGCCGGGCTCGCCTTCGCGCACAAATACCGCGAGGATGGCGGCATCTGCGTCGCCTATTTCGGCGACGGCGCGGCGAACCAGGGCCAGGTCTACGAGACTTTCAATATGGCTTCGCTGTGGGGGCTACCGATCGTATTCGTGATCGAGAACAACCAGTATGCGATGGGCACCTCGGTGCAGCGCAGCTCGGCCGAAACCCATTTCTACCGTCGCGGCACCGCGTTCCGGATTCCGGGCATGCAGGTCGACGGGATGGACGTGCTCGAAGTGCGCCAGGCGACCGAGATCGCGGTCAAGCATGTCCGCGAGGGCAACGGCCCGGTGCTGATGGAACTCAACACCTATCGCTATCGGGGCCATTCGATGTCGGACCCGGCCAAGTATCGCACGCGCGAGGAAGTGGACGGGGTGCGCCAGACGCGCGACCCGATCGAACATGCGAAGGCCGAGCTGATCGAGCGCGGCATCCCGGAGGACAAATTGAAGCAGATCGACGCGGACATCCGCGCCAGGGTGACCGAAGCGGCCGATTTCGCCGAAAGCTCGCCGGAACCCGCGCCTGAAGAACTCTACACCGACATTCTGGTGGGGAGCTACTGAGATGAGCATCGAACTCAAGATGCCCGCGCTTTCGCCCACGATGGAAGAGGGTACGCT
Coding sequences within it:
- the pdhA gene encoding pyruvate dehydrogenase (acetyl-transferring) E1 component subunit alpha, which translates into the protein MAKAASKSATSSKKNAEPSVAADDNFALRSLQDEHGDQKRYDASTEEFLALYEKMLLIRRFEERAGQLYGLGLIGGFCHLYIGQEAVAVGIQSALNEGKDSVITGYRDHGHMLAYGIDPKIIMAELTGRQAGISHGKGGSMHMFSTEHAFYGGHGIVGAQVPLGAGLAFAHKYREDGGICVAYFGDGAANQGQVYETFNMASLWGLPIVFVIENNQYAMGTSVQRSSAETHFYRRGTAFRIPGMQVDGMDVLEVRQATEIAVKHVREGNGPVLMELNTYRYRGHSMSDPAKYRTREEVDGVRQTRDPIEHAKAELIERGIPEDKLKQIDADIRARVTEAADFAESSPEPAPEELYTDILVGSY